The Thermoleophilia bacterium nucleotide sequence CGCGCTCACGCCGCCTCCGTCAGCTCTTCTTGCTGACGGTCTTCTTGTCGAAGCGACGGTTGAAGCGCTCGACGCGACCGCCCGAGTCGACCAGCTTCTGCTTGCCCGTGTAGAACGGGTGGCACTGCGCACAGAGCTCTACGTGCAGCTCGCTCTTCGTGCTGCGCGTCGTGAACGTATTGCCGCACGAGCAGTGAAC carries:
- the rpmE gene encoding 50S ribosomal protein L31, whose translation is MKKDIHPKYEEATVHCSCGNTFTTRSTKSELHVELCAQCHPFYTGKQKLVDSGGRVERFNRRFDKKTVSKKS